AGGTTGTAGTGCTCCTCCCCCGACTTGTCGTAGAGGAGGATCTTCTTGCGCGAGATCTCGCGGAGCCTCGCCGCCGTGATCCGCCGCTGGCCGGAAGCCGCGTCCGATGCCGCCGCCTCGAGCAGGTTGAGCGCCCGGCGGGCGTCCCCGCCGGCGAAGCGCGCCGCGAACGCCAGCGCGTCGTCCGTCAGCTCGACGCCGCTCCGGCCGAGGCCCCGGTCGCGATCCGCGATCGCCCGTCGCAGGATCCGTTCGATCGCCTCGGCGGACAGCGGCTCGAAGACGATCGTCTCGCATCGGGAGAGGAGCGCCCCGTTGAGCTCGAAAGAGGGGTTCTCGGTCGTCGCGCCGATGAGCGTGACGTCGCCCGATTCCACGAACGGGAGGAAGATGTCCTGCTGCGCGCGGTTGAACCGGTGGATCTCGTCGAGAAAGAGGATGGTCCGCTGGCCGGTCGAGCCCCGCAGACGCTTCGCGCCTTCGAGGATCTCCCGCATCTCCTTGACGCCGCTCGCGACCGCCGAGGCCGACACGAACCGGGAACGGGTGCGCGCCGCGATCAGCCGCGCGACGGTCGTCTTCCCGACTCCGGGCGGCCCCCAGAAGATCATCGACGGCGGGCGATCCTCCTCGATCGCCCGGCGCAGGAAGCTCGCAGGGCCGATCAGCGCTTCGGCGCCCTCGATCTCGTCGAGCGAGGCCGGCCGCATCCGCTCGGCGAGCGGAGCGGAAGAGGAGACCTTCGTCTCCGTCGCGGCGGGCGTTTCGCCGCCGAAAAGCGAGTCCGACATGCTCGAAACGATATACCCGCGTCCCGAGGCGCGGCGAGGCGCGAGCCGAGGGGCTGTCGCGGCCCCGACCTTTCGTCAACGGCGAAAGCCGCGAGGCGCGGTCAGACGGGTTGGAAGACGCGCGCGGGCGGCCGGACCGGCGGTGAAGGCGTACCGGCGCGTACGTCGAGCCGCCGGCCGGCCCCCCGCGTCCGTATAGCGACCCGTATGATCCGCGCTAGCTCTTTGCGGCGCGAAGCTCCGAGATCCGCAGCTGCAGGTCGTTGAGCCGCGGGATCTCGGGATGCTCCTTCTTCAGGCGGTCGAAAGCGGCCTGCGCCTTGCCGGCGTCCTTCAAGTCGAACACGTAGACGAGCGTCATATTGAGGAGCGACTGCGAGTGCGTCGGCTGGATCTGCTGCGCCTTCTGGTACATCTC
The window above is part of the Thermoanaerobaculia bacterium genome. Proteins encoded here:
- a CDS encoding replication-associated recombination protein A, coding for MSDSLFGGETPAATETKVSSSAPLAERMRPASLDEIEGAEALIGPASFLRRAIEEDRPPSMIFWGPPGVGKTTVARLIAARTRSRFVSASAVASGVKEMREILEGAKRLRGSTGQRTILFLDEIHRFNRAQQDIFLPFVESGDVTLIGATTENPSFELNGALLSRCETIVFEPLSAEAIERILRRAIADRDRGLGRSGVELTDDALAFAARFAGGDARRALNLLEAAASDAASGQRRITAARLREISRKKILLYDKSGEEHYNLISALHKSMRDSDVDASIYWLLRMIEAGEEPLYLARRIVRFASEDVGLADPRALRVALDAKEAFDFLGNPEGVLALVEAAAYCALAPKSNALYVAESQARADIEELPQEPVPPVIRNAVTRLMKQVGYGKGYRYAHDEPEGVGGIECLPESLRGRRYYDPKGAGEEREVAERLAAIRAARRRKAEREK